From the Sphingomonas phyllosphaerae 5.2 genome, one window contains:
- a CDS encoding PEPxxWA-CTERM sorting domain-containing protein, whose protein sequence is MRKFILACGVAAIFTSVQSSAATYMIGDNDGFGVGVSDNADHPFTGLPPYDNRSAAEKAAMNGAQYTDTYSTTQPGYSPQAGAIATFIFTNLGSGWTQGAMTFDLADFQASTFGATVVTYNGFVQNWAFNDGYPKTAIHSFDLQQNVLNSINSLGSLTVKIDRSASTDFYGFDYAMLTDYNIVTPMPAVPEPATWAMMILGFGVVGHLLRRGKSHVRTAIRFT, encoded by the coding sequence ATGCGGAAATTCATTCTTGCTTGCGGTGTTGCGGCGATTTTTACATCGGTCCAATCGTCCGCGGCTACCTACATGATCGGGGACAATGATGGCTTTGGCGTCGGCGTTTCGGATAATGCAGACCACCCTTTTACGGGCCTCCCCCCATACGACAACCGGAGCGCAGCCGAAAAGGCTGCAATGAACGGGGCGCAATACACCGACACTTATAGCACGACACAGCCGGGCTACAGTCCGCAGGCGGGCGCAATCGCCACCTTTATTTTCACCAACCTGGGAAGCGGCTGGACACAGGGGGCGATGACCTTCGATTTGGCCGACTTTCAAGCCAGCACCTTTGGCGCGACAGTCGTTACATACAACGGTTTCGTTCAGAACTGGGCCTTCAACGACGGGTATCCTAAAACAGCGATCCACTCTTTCGATCTACAACAGAACGTTCTCAACTCTATAAATTCGTTGGGGAGCTTGACTGTCAAAATCGACCGCTCTGCTTCCACTGACTTCTACGGCTTCGACTATGCTATGCTAACGGATTACAACATAGTCACCCCCATGCCCGCTGTTCCGGAGCCGGCGACTTGGGCGATGATGATCCTCGGTTTCGGTGTGGTGGGGCACTTACTTCGTCGCGGTAAGTCGCACGTGCGAACCGCCATTCGCTTCACCTAA
- a CDS encoding SOS response-associated peptidase — translation MCNRYRMTEAQAALAQRYGVASPFPPDLTIPPPELFPDKPAYVVRQENGARALDVMAWGFPHKVPGKRIDKATGKPVLLDKRVTNVRNYTSPFWRSALMNPERRCLVPFTSFSEYGQQRGADGKLPLHWFDVPSRPIVSFAGVWRPLEGSAVFAFLTTDPNPLVAPIHPKAMPVLLDEEDEDRWLTRPFDDAVALAKPFPSQLMTLRQDAAVRSQPEVRGMSSLLL, via the coding sequence ATGTGCAACAGGTATCGGATGACCGAGGCGCAGGCTGCGCTGGCGCAACGCTACGGCGTCGCCTCCCCTTTCCCGCCCGATCTCACGATCCCGCCGCCTGAGCTGTTCCCGGACAAACCGGCGTACGTCGTTCGTCAGGAGAACGGCGCCCGCGCGCTCGACGTCATGGCGTGGGGCTTCCCGCACAAGGTGCCGGGCAAGCGAATCGACAAGGCGACTGGCAAGCCCGTGCTGCTCGACAAGCGCGTGACGAACGTCCGCAACTACACCTCGCCGTTCTGGCGATCGGCGCTCATGAACCCGGAGCGCCGCTGCCTGGTGCCGTTCACCAGCTTCAGCGAGTATGGGCAGCAGCGAGGCGCGGACGGAAAGCTGCCGCTCCACTGGTTCGACGTGCCCAGCCGCCCGATCGTCAGCTTCGCGGGAGTGTGGCGGCCGTTAGAGGGCAGCGCGGTGTTCGCCTTCCTGACGACCGATCCGAACCCGCTGGTGGCGCCGATCCACCCGAAGGCCATGCCGGTGTTGCTCGACGAAGAAGATGAAGATCGCTGGCTTACGCGCCCGTTCGACGACGCAGTTGCGCTTGCGAAGCCATTCCCGTCACAATTGATGACATTACGACAAGATGCAGCGGTGAGGTCGCAACCAGAGGTTCGAGGCATGAGCTCGCTTTTACTCTGA
- a CDS encoding DUF2793 domain-containing protein, whose translation MTDEDSARLVLPLLAPGQAQKELWHNEALALLDIAVQATVEEIGRDVPPAAPEPGRCWIVGAAPTGAWIGHAGSIAGWTAGGWRFVAPRVGLAARHVPSGHEAVHDGTRWRTGDLRGVRLLIDGQQVIGPRTPAITVPIGGSTIDAELRTCVGTILNSLRNHGLIEA comes from the coding sequence ATGACCGACGAGGATAGCGCGCGGCTGGTACTGCCGCTGCTGGCGCCGGGGCAGGCGCAGAAGGAGTTGTGGCACAACGAGGCGCTCGCGTTGCTCGACATCGCGGTGCAGGCGACGGTGGAGGAGATCGGGCGCGATGTACCGCCTGCCGCGCCGGAGCCGGGGCGTTGCTGGATCGTCGGGGCGGCGCCGACCGGCGCCTGGATCGGGCATGCAGGGTCGATCGCCGGGTGGACGGCGGGCGGCTGGCGCTTCGTCGCGCCGCGTGTGGGTCTGGCGGCGCGGCACGTGCCGAGCGGGCACGAAGCGGTGCACGACGGCACGCGGTGGCGGACCGGCGATCTGCGCGGTGTACGGCTGCTGATCGACGGCCAGCAGGTGATCGGCCCGCGCACGCCCGCGATCACCGTGCCGATCGGCGGTTCCACGATTGATGCCGAACTTCGCACTTGCGTGGGAACCATCCTTAATAGCCTGCGAAACCATGGACTTATCGAAGCATAG
- a CDS encoding fasciclin domain-containing protein, protein MKNTIRMAVAALALVGVAPVVSAQANPKVGGAAMYPTKTIVENAIQSKDHTTLVAAVKAAGLVETLSGPGPFTVFAPTNAAFAKLPAGTVDTLLKPENKATLTSVLTYHVVSGTMTSKQIAAAIKAGDGKAALTTVQGETLTAMMHGGKLMLTDAKGGTSMVTIKDVRQSNGVIHVVDTVLMP, encoded by the coding sequence ATGAAGAACACCATCCGTATGGCTGTCGCGGCATTGGCGCTGGTCGGTGTCGCCCCCGTGGTGTCGGCGCAGGCTAATCCGAAAGTCGGTGGCGCGGCCATGTACCCCACCAAGACCATCGTTGAGAATGCCATCCAGTCGAAGGACCACACCACCCTGGTCGCCGCGGTCAAGGCGGCTGGCTTGGTGGAGACGCTGTCGGGTCCGGGGCCGTTCACCGTCTTCGCGCCGACCAACGCCGCCTTCGCCAAGCTGCCGGCGGGCACCGTCGATACGCTGCTCAAGCCCGAGAACAAGGCGACGCTAACCAGCGTGCTGACCTACCATGTCGTGTCGGGCACCATGACCTCGAAGCAGATTGCCGCGGCGATAAAGGCAGGCGATGGCAAGGCTGCGCTGACCACGGTCCAGGGCGAAACGCTGACCGCCATGATGCACGGCGGCAAGCTGATGCTGACGGACGCGAAGGGTGGCACGTCGATGGTGACGATCAAGGATGTGCGGCAGTCGAACGGCGTGATCCACGTCGTGGACACCGTGTTGATGCCCTAA
- a CDS encoding DUF1134 domain-containing protein yields MRTAQRSTWSAMLAAVMIAASPGAVAQVRTIDPNAAIDGDVANDPPPVRTPRAPAPARDPAPVQDPTPAPPSQTVPPPTGPEVRADATTSAASTYKRDDLIAAGEGVFGKGAEGFGQIIEKILKDQGEPNAYIAGREASGAFIVGVRYGSGVMTHKVEGQRPVYWTGPSVGFDVGGDANKVFVLVYNLYDTHDLFARFPGAEGRLYFVGGFAATYLRKGNVVLIPVRLGVGWRAGVNVGYMKFTETSKWLPF; encoded by the coding sequence ATGCGGACGGCACAGCGCAGCACTTGGTCGGCGATGCTGGCCGCGGTGATGATCGCCGCGTCGCCTGGCGCGGTCGCGCAGGTGCGGACGATCGATCCCAACGCGGCGATCGATGGCGACGTCGCGAATGATCCGCCGCCGGTTCGCACGCCACGTGCGCCAGCGCCAGCCCGCGACCCGGCACCGGTTCAGGATCCTACTCCGGCCCCGCCGTCGCAGACGGTCCCTCCCCCGACCGGGCCGGAGGTGCGCGCGGACGCGACGACGTCGGCAGCCTCCACCTACAAGCGCGACGACCTGATCGCCGCAGGCGAGGGCGTGTTCGGCAAGGGCGCCGAAGGCTTCGGGCAGATCATCGAGAAGATCCTGAAGGACCAGGGCGAGCCCAACGCCTATATCGCCGGACGCGAGGCGTCGGGCGCCTTCATCGTCGGCGTGCGTTACGGCTCCGGCGTGATGACCCACAAGGTGGAGGGCCAGCGACCGGTTTACTGGACCGGGCCGTCGGTGGGCTTCGACGTCGGCGGCGACGCGAACAAGGTGTTCGTGCTCGTCTATAACCTCTACGACACGCATGACCTGTTCGCGCGCTTCCCGGGGGCAGAGGGGCGCTTGTATTTCGTTGGCGGCTTCGCGGCGACCTATCTGCGCAAGGGCAATGTCGTGCTGATTCCCGTGCGGCTCGGCGTCGGTTGGCGTGCCGGCGTCAACGTCGGCTACATGAAGTTCACTGAAACCTCGAAGTGGCTGCCGTTCTGA
- a CDS encoding YgfZ/GcvT domain-containing protein, whose product MNDTTPATMLADRALLRLSGDDVRGFLQGLLTNDVADELPVWAGLLTPQGKALFDMIVWGDGADVLLDVERSQIDAIARRLAMYRLRRAITIAPDDALAVHWAHETPDRAPDPRLPALGARWLAAPGSPADGWHAHRLSLGVTEGVVELGAGETLWLEANARELAGVSFVKGCYVGQENTARMHHRDKVRRRLVVAPIDEGDTRRRAIYPELGIMVTLRRVDALGEARVPAWLATALGSGAETTSA is encoded by the coding sequence ATGAACGATACCACCCCGGCGACGATGCTCGCCGACCGAGCGTTGCTGCGGCTGTCCGGCGACGATGTACGCGGCTTCCTGCAAGGATTGCTGACCAATGACGTCGCCGATGAGCTGCCGGTCTGGGCCGGGTTGTTGACGCCGCAGGGCAAGGCCTTGTTCGACATGATCGTGTGGGGGGACGGCGCGGACGTGCTGCTCGATGTCGAGCGCTCGCAGATCGACGCGATCGCGCGGCGGCTCGCGATGTACCGGCTGCGACGCGCGATTACGATCGCGCCGGACGACGCGCTCGCTGTGCACTGGGCGCACGAGACGCCGGATCGTGCGCCGGACCCGCGGCTCCCGGCGCTGGGCGCGCGCTGGCTGGCCGCTCCGGGTTCCCCGGCCGACGGCTGGCACGCGCATCGCCTGTCGCTCGGCGTCACGGAAGGTGTCGTGGAACTGGGTGCAGGCGAAACGCTGTGGCTGGAGGCGAATGCACGCGAGTTGGCCGGCGTCAGCTTCGTCAAGGGTTGCTACGTCGGACAGGAGAACACCGCCCGGATGCACCATCGCGACAAGGTCCGCCGCCGTTTGGTGGTCGCGCCGATCGACGAGGGGGACACGCGCCGACGGGCGATCTACCCCGAGCTAGGCATCATGGTCACCCTTCGGCGTGTCGATGCTCTTGGTGAGGCACGCGTGCCCGCCTGGCTGGCGACGGCGCTCGGCAGTGGCGCGGAGACGACGTCCGCCTGA
- a CDS encoding VOC family protein, producing MLFHTMVGSNDIERSKRFYDTLLGTLGIGEAILNMADSGHTRLIYRGEDGTAFIVSQPIDDKPATVSNGSTVAFQCGSPEQVQQFHDVAVAAGGTSIEAPPGPRHTASMGTLELAYVRDPDGNKLCGIHRSG from the coding sequence GTGCTGTTTCACACGATGGTCGGCTCCAATGACATTGAGCGGTCAAAACGCTTTTACGACACCCTTCTCGGCACGCTCGGCATTGGGGAAGCGATCCTGAACATGGCCGACAGTGGCCATACACGTCTCATATATCGCGGTGAGGACGGAACAGCATTCATTGTCAGTCAACCGATCGATGACAAGCCGGCTACTGTTTCAAACGGCAGCACGGTCGCCTTCCAGTGCGGCTCCCCGGAGCAAGTGCAGCAATTCCATGACGTTGCTGTCGCGGCTGGAGGGACATCGATTGAAGCTCCGCCTGGCCCCCGTCACACGGCATCCATGGGCACCCTCGAGCTTGCCTATGTTCGCGACCCGGACGGCAACAAGCTTTGTGGCATTCACCGTTCCGGATGA
- a CDS encoding OmpA family protein: MRKLAIVMALASTALATPALARDKAWYVGVEGGAMIVEDIDWSVTGAGTGAASRNGTATVDHDYGWDVDGIVGYDFGAFRLETEVGYRRASIDSLRTTAGLPISATAQANPGTFDAVGGRTSALSFMVNGLLDFGEDDGLQGFVGGGAGVARVQARIDSSSNYRLLDDSDTVFAWQALAGIRAPLSENVDVSLKYRFFNADNVNLFDARGSAYDGRFRSHSLLGGVTYNFGAPEEAAPPPPPPPPPPPPPPPPPPPPPEVVCSPGPFIVFFEWNKSDVTPEAGSILDNAVTQYQSCNNAQVMLAGYTDTSGAAKYNVGLSQRRADAVKAYMASKGIPDGVMTTEAFGETRLRVETADGVREVQNRRVEITYGPGSGQ, from the coding sequence ATGCGTAAGCTTGCCATAGTCATGGCGCTTGCCTCCACCGCCCTCGCAACGCCGGCGCTTGCGCGCGACAAGGCGTGGTATGTAGGCGTTGAAGGCGGTGCGATGATCGTCGAGGACATCGACTGGAGCGTGACCGGCGCCGGCACCGGAGCGGCTAGCCGCAACGGCACGGCAACTGTCGATCACGACTACGGTTGGGATGTCGACGGTATCGTTGGGTATGACTTCGGTGCGTTCCGCCTGGAGACCGAGGTCGGCTATCGCCGTGCTTCGATCGACAGCCTTCGCACCACTGCCGGGCTTCCGATCAGCGCCACGGCGCAGGCGAACCCGGGGACTTTTGATGCAGTCGGTGGCCGTACGTCGGCGCTGAGCTTCATGGTCAACGGCTTGCTCGACTTCGGTGAAGACGACGGCCTGCAGGGCTTCGTCGGCGGCGGTGCGGGCGTCGCCCGCGTCCAGGCGCGGATCGACTCGAGCTCGAACTATCGCCTGCTCGACGACTCGGACACCGTCTTCGCCTGGCAGGCGCTGGCCGGTATCCGTGCACCGCTGAGCGAGAACGTCGACGTTTCGCTGAAGTACCGCTTCTTCAACGCCGACAACGTCAACCTGTTCGACGCACGCGGCAGCGCGTACGATGGCCGGTTCCGCTCGCACAGCCTGCTGGGTGGCGTGACGTACAACTTCGGCGCTCCGGAGGAGGCTGCTCCGCCGCCGCCGCCGCCGCCGCCGCCGCCTCCCCCCCCGCCCCCGCCGCCGCCGCCGCCGCCGGAAGTGGTCTGCTCGCCGGGTCCGTTCATCGTGTTCTTCGAGTGGAACAAGTCGGACGTCACCCCGGAAGCAGGGTCGATCCTCGACAACGCGGTTACCCAGTATCAGAGCTGCAACAATGCGCAGGTCATGCTGGCGGGCTACACCGACACCTCGGGTGCGGCGAAGTACAACGTGGGCCTCTCGCAGCGTCGTGCAGACGCGGTGAAGGCGTACATGGCGTCGAAGGGTATCCCGGACGGCGTGATGACGACCGAAGCGTTCGGCGAGACCCGCCTGCGCGTCGAAACCGCCGACGGTGTGCGCGAAGTGCAGAACCGTCGCGTGGAGATCACCTACGGTCCGGGTTCGGGCCAGTAA
- a CDS encoding DUF4394 domain-containing protein, with protein sequence MAGAASIVPIQASAATIFGVDENNRLVTFDSASPSTMLSSIQITGSSSSFQALDFRPVNNALYGLSTNRQVFTINTATGVATAVGSTLALGGNSFGFDFNPTIDRVRIVSNTDRNYVFNPENGSVVGAPTAAPLAFAAGDPNQGANPGVTAAAYTSSTFGAAAGTTQLYVLDTDLDVLARQNNNGGVLTTVGGFGADLGSRTSFDISGTDAFAFNGSTLYRVDLNSGALTSLGNTDRGLFGIAIAAPAVPEPATWAMMMLGFGAVGYAMRRRPKMRYQQAI encoded by the coding sequence ATGGCCGGTGCTGCATCCATCGTACCTATCCAAGCTTCGGCCGCAACAATCTTCGGCGTCGACGAGAATAATCGGCTGGTAACGTTCGACAGCGCTTCGCCTTCCACCATGCTATCCAGCATCCAGATCACCGGCTCCTCGAGCAGCTTTCAAGCGCTCGACTTCCGTCCGGTCAACAACGCGTTGTATGGGCTGAGCACCAACCGCCAGGTCTTCACGATCAACACTGCTACCGGCGTCGCAACGGCTGTTGGCAGCACATTGGCACTCGGTGGAAACTCGTTCGGGTTCGACTTCAATCCGACGATCGATCGCGTTCGCATCGTCAGCAACACCGATCGAAACTACGTTTTCAATCCGGAAAATGGCTCGGTTGTTGGCGCGCCGACCGCTGCGCCACTGGCCTTCGCTGCGGGTGATCCTAACCAAGGCGCTAACCCAGGCGTCACCGCCGCTGCGTACACGTCATCGACGTTCGGCGCGGCAGCCGGCACTACCCAGCTCTACGTGCTGGATACCGACCTCGATGTGCTTGCACGTCAGAACAACAACGGCGGGGTGCTGACCACCGTGGGTGGCTTCGGCGCCGATCTAGGTTCGCGCACCAGCTTCGACATCTCCGGTACTGACGCTTTCGCCTTCAACGGCTCGACGCTGTACCGCGTCGATCTGAACAGCGGCGCGCTCACGTCGCTTGGCAACACCGATCGTGGCTTGTTCGGCATCGCAATCGCCGCACCGGCGGTTCCGGAGCCGGCGACCTGGGCGATGATGATGCTCGGTTTCGGCGCGGTCGGCTACGCAATGCGGCGCCGCCCGAAGATGCGCTACCAACAAGCGATCTGA
- a CDS encoding YetF domain-containing protein yields MLLNDRPQVIIRDGALIEANLRRDRITRLEVEAEMRLAGIAHMHQVTWAILETQGKISFIRKDDGDVKPKR; encoded by the coding sequence GTGCTGCTCAACGACCGGCCACAGGTCATCATTCGGGACGGTGCTCTAATCGAAGCGAACCTTCGCCGCGATCGTATCACACGCTTAGAGGTCGAAGCGGAGATGCGGCTGGCGGGGATCGCCCATATGCACCAGGTCACTTGGGCGATCCTGGAGACGCAGGGCAAAATCAGCTTTATCCGCAAGGACGACGGTGACGTGAAGCCCAAACGATGA
- a CDS encoding dihydroorotase produces the protein MATYDLLLTGGTVHTPGGPVAADVGVRDGRIVAVGARGDAGRTIDCTGLDVLPGVIDTQVHFREPGLIHKEDLATGSEAAVMGGVVAVFEMPNTKPNTDSAESIADKLARADGRMWCDHAFYVGATNHNARDLAELERLPGTAGVKIFMGASTGDLLVSEDARLAEVLASGQRRVAIHAEDEDRMNARGGERIDGDPSSHPVWRDDESALLATTRILRLARAARRRIHVLHVTTPAELELLGQNKDIATCEVTPQHLTLAGEEAYPRLGTLAQMNPPIRSGAHRDGLWYWLNQGVPDVIGSDHAPHTLEEKAKPYPASPSGMPGVQTLLPLLLDHVAHGRLTLQRVIELTSAGAQRIFGLNGKGRIVAGYDADFTIVDLKKRWTIEERWLRSRAGWSPFTGMELTGKPIGTIVRGQVAMWEDTLGDAARGAPIRFESADFPGSR, from the coding sequence ATGGCGACCTACGACCTCCTGCTGACCGGCGGCACCGTGCACACGCCGGGTGGCCCCGTCGCCGCCGACGTCGGGGTGCGCGACGGTCGGATCGTCGCGGTCGGCGCGCGCGGCGACGCCGGGCGGACAATCGACTGCACCGGCCTCGACGTGCTGCCGGGAGTGATCGACACCCAGGTGCATTTCCGCGAGCCCGGGCTGATCCACAAGGAAGACCTGGCGACGGGTAGCGAAGCGGCGGTGATGGGCGGCGTGGTTGCCGTGTTCGAGATGCCGAACACCAAGCCGAACACCGACTCCGCAGAATCGATCGCCGACAAGCTGGCACGTGCCGACGGGCGGATGTGGTGCGACCACGCCTTCTATGTCGGCGCCACGAACCACAATGCGCGCGACCTCGCGGAGCTGGAGCGGTTGCCGGGGACGGCCGGCGTCAAGATCTTCATGGGCGCCTCGACGGGCGACCTGCTGGTCAGCGAGGACGCGCGGCTTGCCGAGGTGTTGGCAAGCGGGCAGCGACGGGTGGCGATCCATGCCGAGGACGAGGATCGCATGAACGCGCGCGGTGGCGAGCGCATCGACGGCGATCCCTCGTCGCATCCGGTGTGGCGCGACGATGAGAGCGCATTGCTGGCGACGACGCGCATCCTGCGCCTCGCGCGCGCGGCGCGGCGGCGGATCCACGTTCTGCACGTCACCACCCCGGCCGAGCTGGAACTGCTCGGCCAGAACAAGGACATCGCGACGTGCGAAGTGACGCCGCAGCACCTGACGCTGGCGGGCGAGGAGGCATATCCGCGGCTCGGCACGCTGGCGCAGATGAACCCGCCGATCCGCTCGGGCGCGCACCGTGACGGGCTGTGGTACTGGCTCAATCAGGGCGTGCCCGACGTGATCGGTTCCGACCACGCGCCGCACACGCTGGAGGAGAAGGCCAAGCCCTATCCCGCGAGCCCGAGCGGGATGCCGGGCGTGCAGACGTTGTTGCCGCTGCTGCTGGATCACGTGGCGCACGGCAGGCTGACGCTCCAGCGCGTGATCGAGTTGACCAGCGCGGGTGCGCAGCGGATCTTCGGGCTGAACGGCAAGGGGCGGATCGTGGCGGGCTATGACGCCGATTTCACGATCGTCGACCTGAAGAAGCGCTGGACGATCGAGGAGCGCTGGTTGCGCTCGCGCGCGGGCTGGTCGCCGTTCACCGGCATGGAACTTACCGGCAAGCCGATCGGGACGATCGTGCGCGGGCAGGTCGCCATGTGGGAGGATACGCTGGGTGATGCGGCGCGCGGTGCGCCGATCCGCTTCGAGTCCGCGGATTTTCCCGGCAGCCGGTGA